A genomic region of Nymphaea colorata isolate Beijing-Zhang1983 chromosome 2, ASM883128v2, whole genome shotgun sequence contains the following coding sequences:
- the LOC116247036 gene encoding arginine decarboxylase — translation MPALACVDAAAPLPPGYAFAGESALPTALPESFDLSGVVIDDDDSTAVKVTAAMATSPWSPDLSASLYKINGWGAPYFSVNAAGNISVRPHGVATMPHAEIDLMKVVRKVTEPKSLGGLGLQLPLIVRLPDVLRDRLESLHSAFESAIHSQGYESHYQGVYPVKCNQDHYIVEDIVEYGRPFRFGLEAGSKPELLLAMSALCKGNPESFLVCNGYKDQEYISLALMARRLGLNTVIVLEQEEELDLVIEVSRRIGVRPVIGLRAKLRTKHSGHFGSTSGEKGKFGLTTLQIISVVRRLERADMLDCLQLLHFHIGSQIPSVDLLSDGVGEAAQIYCELVRLGAGMRVLDIGGGLGIDYDGSRSKMSDMSVGYNLEEYAATVVQAVRYACDRKFVKHPVLCSESGRALVSHHSVLVFEAAPSLPVLDGATPGQHDLRFLMEGLSDEARSDYRNLTAAAVRGDYDTCLAYTEQMKQRCIEEFKEGSLGLEHLAAVDGLCELVAKVVAHGNPAAGSDSPTIRSYHVNLSIFKSLPDLWAIEQLFPIVPIHRHCDRPTVNGVLSDLTCDSDGKVDKFIGGGRTLPLHECRRGEAYYLGMFLGGAYQEALGGLHNLFGSPNVVRVVQSDGPHCFAITGTVPGQSCADVLRVMQHEPALMFEALRVRIEECFHGASAAEEEEEESVAHSLACSFDSTPYLVAAVGDDEWVHCCA, via the coding sequence ATGCCGGCCCTGGCTTGCGTAGATGCTGCAGCACCCCTGCCTCCTGGCTACGCCTTCGCTGGGGAAAGCGCTCTTCCCACTGCTCTGCCGGAGAGTTTCGACCTCTCCGGCGTTGTCATCGATGACGATGACTCGACCGCCGTGAAAGTTACGGCGGCGATGGCGACGTCCCCGTGGTCTCCTGATCTTTCCGCATCCTTGTACAAGATCAACGGATGGGGCGCCCCCTACTTCTCCGTGAACGCCGCAGGAAACATCTCCGTCAGGCCGCACGGCGTTGCGACGATGCCGCACGCCGAGATCGATCTCATGAAGGTCGTCAGGAAGGTCACCGAGCCGAAGTCCCTCGGCGGGCTCGGACTGCAGCTGCCGCTTATCGTCCGACTGCCCGACGTGCTCAGGGACCGCCTCGAGTCGCTTCACTCGGCCTTCGAATCCGCGATCCACTCTCAGGGGTACGAGTCCCACTACCAGGGCGTCTACCCTGTCAAGTGCAACCAGGACCACTACATCGTCGAAGACATCGTCGAGTACGGCCGCCCTTTCCGGTTCGGCCTCGAGGCCGGGTCGAAGCCGGAGCTCCTCCTCGCAATGAGCGCGTTGTGCAAGGGAAACCCTGAATCGTTCCTCGTTTGCAATGGTTACAAGGATCAGGAGTACATCTCGCTCGCTTTGATGGCTAGAAGGCTCGGTCTCAACACGGTGATCGTCCTTGAGCAGGAGGAGGAACTGGATCTGGTGATTGAAGTAAGTCGAAGGATCGGCGTCAGGCCGGTGATTGGGCTGCGTGCTAAGCTCCGGACCAAGCACTCTGGCCATTTCGGGTCGACCTCCGGCGAGAAAGGCAAGTTTGGATTGACGACACTTCAGATCATTTCGGTGGTCCGGAGGCTCGAGAGGGCTGATATGCTCGACTGTCTCCAGCTGCTCCATTTCCACATCGGTTCGCAGATCCCATCCGTTGATCTCCTGAGCGACGGCGTTGGCGAGGCTGCTCAGATATACTGCGAGCTTGTTCGTCTTGGTGCCGGAATGAGGGTGCTGGACATCGGTGGCGGGCTTGGGATCGATTATGACGGGTCACGCTCGAAGATGTCGGACATGTCAGTCGGATACAACCTCGAGGAGTATGCGGCCACTGTGGTTCAGGCCGTCCGTTACGCCTGCGACAGGAAGTTCGTCAAGCATCCGGTCCTCTGCAGCGAGAGCGGGCGGGCGCTTGTCTCTCACCATTCTGTTCTCGTATTCGAGGCCGCCCCTTCTCTGCCTGTCCTGGACGGAGCGACGCCGGGGCAGCATGATTTGAGGTTCCTCATGGAAGGTCTCTCTGATGAGGCACGCTCTGACTACCGGAACCTGACAGCCGCGGCCGTTCGCGGCGACTATGACACTTGCCTGGCCTACACGGAGCAGATGAAACAGAGGTGCATCGAGGAATTCAAGGAGGGATCTCTCGGTCTCGAGCACCTCGCGGCCGTCGACGGACTTTGCGAGCTGGTTGCGAAGGTGGTGGCTCACGGTAATCCAGCAGCCGGTAGTGACTCGCCGACGATAAGGTCCTACCACGTGAATCTGTCCATCTTCAAGTCTCTGCCGGACCTCTGGGCCATCGAGCAACTGTTCCCGATCGTGCCCATCCACCGTCACTGCGATCGGCCGACTGTCAACGGTGTGCTGTCGGACTTAACGTGCGACAGCGACGGGAAGGTGGACAAGTTCATTGGAGGAGGGAGGACCCTGCCGTTGCACGAGTGCAGGAGGGGGGAGGCATACTATTTGGGGATGTTCCTGGGCGGTGCCTACCAGGAGGCGCTCGGGGGGCTGCACAACCTGTTCGGCAGCCCGAACGTGGTGCGCGTGGTGCAGAGCGACGGCCCTCACTGCTTCGCCATCACGGGCACGGTGCCCGGACAGTCGTGTGCGGACGTCCTCCGGGTGATGCAGCACGAGCCCGCCCTTATGTTCGAGGCGCTCAGGGTTCGGATCGAGGAGTGCTTCCACGGAGCTTCCGcagcggaggaggaggaggaagagagtgTGGCCCACAGCCTTGCGTGTTCCTTCGACTCCACCCCATACCTCGTCGCCGCTGTAGGCGACGACGAATGGGTCCACTGCTGCGCTTGA
- the LOC116247300 gene encoding 1-acylglycerol-3-phosphate O-acyltransferase → MRVGRRWFGSATARMAEEVTRSVEAPAQRSRSLWPSILRWVPTSTDHIIASEKRLLSLVKTGYTQEQINIGSGPPGSKTRWFGSTSNEPRFINTVTFDSKENSPTIVMVHGYGASQGFFFRNFDALGNHFRVIAIDQLGWGGSSRPDFTCKSTEETEAWYIDSFEEWRKAKNLSNIILLGHSFGGYVAAKYALKHPEHIQHLILVGPAGFSSESDPKSEWFVKFRATWKGAVLNHLWESNFTPQKLVRGLGPWGPDLVRRYTTARFGSYSTGSTLNEEESRLLTDYFYHTCAAKASGELCLKHIFAFGAFTRVPLLQRASEWKVPTTFIYGVHDWMNYTGAVEARRHMKVPCEIIRVPQAGHFAFIDNPSAFHSAVLYACRSFLSQSQSVVDEEALPDVFTLV, encoded by the exons ATGAGAGTTGGGAGGAGGTGGTTTGGTTCCGCAACGGCCAGGATGGCGGAGGAGGTAACCAGAAGCGTCGAAGCGCCTGCGCAGAGGTCGCGTTCTCTCTGGCCGTCTATTCTCAGATGGGTTCCCACGTCTACCGATCATATCATTGCATCCGAGAAGCGCCTCCTTTCACTTGTCAA GACTGGGTATACACAGGAGCAGATTAATATTGGGTCAGGGCCTCCCGGTTCAAAAACCAGGTGGTTTGGATCTACGAGCAATGAGCCCAGGTTCATTAACACAGTTACGTTCGATAGTAAGGAGAATTCACCCACCATTGTTATGGTTCACGGTTACGGCGCTTCTCAGGGATTCTTCTTTCGCAATTTTGACGCTCTTGGGAACCATTTCAGGGTCATTGCAATTGATCAACTTGG ATGGGGTGGATCAAGTCGGCCAGATTTCACATGTAAAAGCACAGAAG AAACAGAAGCATGGTATATTGACTCCTTTGAAGAATGGCGTAAAGCGAAAAACCTTAGCAACATTATTCTTTTGGGACATTCCTTTGGCGGTTATGTTGCAGCAAAATATGCTCTTAAG CATCCAGAACACATCCAACACCTAATTTTGGTTGGTCCAGCTGGATTTTCATCAGAATCCGACCCTAAGTCTGAATGGTTTGTGAAATTTAGGGCAACATGGAAAGGTGCTGTCTTGAATCATCTATGGGAGTCTAACTTTACCCCTCAAAAACTTGTCAG agGCTTGGGTCCTTGGGGTCCTGACCTTGTTCGCAGGTATACAACCGCAAGGTTTGGCAGCTATTCCACAGGTTCTACCTTAAATGAAGAGGAATCACGATTACTAACTG ATTACTTCTACCATACTTGTGCTGCAAAAGCTAGTGGAGAATTGTGTCTGAAGCATATATTTGCTTTTGGAGCATTTACACGGGTTCCCCTCTTGCAACG GGCATCAGAGTGGAAAGTCCCAACTACCTTCATCTATGGCGTCCATGACTGGATGAACTACACGGGTGCTGTGGAAGCTCGCAGGCATATGAAGGTTCCTTGCGAAATCATACGAGTTCCTCAG GCTGGACATTTCGCGTTCATCGACAACCCTTCCGCCTTCCATTCAGCCGTCTTATACGCCTGCCGTAGTTTCCTTTCACAGAGCCAATCAGTGGTGGATGAGGAGGCGCTCCCGGACGTCTTCACTCTCGTCTGA